A region of Vespula vulgaris chromosome 1, iyVesVulg1.1, whole genome shotgun sequence DNA encodes the following proteins:
- the LOC127070798 gene encoding protein KTI12 homolog, producing the protein MPLIVITGIPCSGKTTRTLQLKEYFEKEVKKRVDIITEIDVISKTGYDRNSFYSDSKKEKCIRSDIKSMAQRILNPNDVLIIDGSNYIKGYRYEIYCMSKLYKTPQCTIHCDIPIEHAWLWNEKRPVSEQYSREIFDALVMRYETPDSKNRWDAPLFAVMPEDDLKFDDIYKSLYEVKAPKPNQSTQCPPLSSTNYLYELDRITQDITNAILSAKQIGIENDIKIPQYGLTVQKTGNTPQMMRLRRQFLTYSKMHQININQIGLLFVQYLNKSL; encoded by the exons AAAAGGAAGTGAAAAAACGTGTAGATATTATTACTGAAATTGACGTCATATCTAAAACAGGTTATGATAGAAACTCATTTTATTCTG attccaaaaaggaaaaatgtataaggagcgatataaaatctatggcacaaagaatattaaatccaaatgatgtattaataatagatGGTAGCAATTATATTAAAGGGTATCGCTATGAAATATACTGTatgtcaaaattatataaaacaccACAGTGCACTATACATTGTGACATACCTATTGAACATGCTTGGTTATGGAATGAAAAAAGACCAGTATCTGAACAATACAGCAGAGAAATATTTGATGCACTTGTAATGag GTATGAAACACCAGATAGTAAAAATCGTTGGGATGCTCCATTATTTGCAGTGATGCCAGAAGATGATTTAAAATTTGATGATATTTATAAGTCCCTCTATGAAGTTAAAGCACCTAAACCAAATCAAAGCACACAATGT CCACCTTTATCATCTACAAATTACTTGTATGAACTGGATAGAATAACACAAGACATCACTAAT gCAATATTATCAGCAAAACAAATAGGaattgaaaatgatataaaaattcctCAATATGGCTTAACAGTACAAAAAACAGGTAATACACCTCAAATGATGAGACTGCGAAGACAATTTTTAACATATAGCAAAATGcatcaaattaatattaatcaaatagGTCTATTATTTGTACAGTATCTTAATAAAAgcttataa